Proteins from one Impatiens glandulifera chromosome 2, dImpGla2.1, whole genome shotgun sequence genomic window:
- the LOC124927395 gene encoding uncharacterized protein LOC124927395: MFDQEGTTTMSVEEVRIRGELEKEIERDLEEEIKDGIYRLALRLHRFYLREKERKHGSLANEEEAITQVSITIRMEGATKVEIDENKKNGRENARPRTSSSAESGHVMVRAKAKKFDWAGSLRSEPRVPITNEKEKQWVK, translated from the exons ATGTTTGATCAAGAGG GGACAACCACCATGTCTGTTGAGGAGGTGAGAATTCGTGGGGAGCTAGAGAAGGAAATTGAGAGGGATTTGGAGGAAGAGATCAAAGACGGAATCTATCGATTGGCGTTGCGTTTGCATCGGTTTTACTTGCGCGAAAAGGAAAGGAAACATGGTAGTCTAGCAAATGAGGAAGAAGCAATCACTCAAGTGAGTATTACCATAAGGATGGAAGGTGCCACAAAAGTGGAGATTGACGAGAACAAGAAGAATGGTCGTGAAAATGCACGTCCTCGTACTTCAAGTTCGGCTGAGAGTGGGCATGTCATGGTCCGTGCCAAGGCGAAGAAATTCGATTGGGCCGGAAGCCTTAGGTCCGAACCTCGAGTCCCAATTACCAATGAGAAGGAGAAACAATGGGTGAAATGA